A single window of Methylacidimicrobium sp. AP8 DNA harbors:
- a CDS encoding sugar nucleotide-binding protein, translating to MEKIALLGGSGYVGSAFRRYFLRREIPCAAPSRKEVDLLHPESVARFLDEVKPTFLINAVGYTGRPNVDACEDHKAECLLGNAVLPGILAKICAERGLPWGHVSSGCIYTGDRGEGPDGERLGFREEDPPNFCFRTNNSSFYSGTKALGEEILAGACSCYLWRLRIPFNEIDSSKNYLSKLLRYERLLDARNSLSQLDDFVRAAFECWERRAPFGIYNVVNPGSVTTREVIELLHRSSFGRRLAASGKRFAFFPGEDAFRKVTRAPRSNCVLDSSKLLALGIRLEEVHEAVERAWSRWQPEAA from the coding sequence TTGGAAAAGATTGCACTTCTCGGCGGTTCCGGGTACGTGGGAAGCGCTTTCCGGCGGTACTTCCTCCGCCGGGAGATTCCGTGTGCGGCGCCGTCCCGGAAGGAAGTTGACCTTCTCCATCCGGAATCCGTCGCCCGCTTTCTCGATGAAGTCAAGCCGACCTTCCTCATCAACGCCGTCGGTTACACGGGTCGACCCAATGTCGATGCCTGCGAAGACCACAAGGCCGAATGCCTGCTGGGAAACGCGGTGCTTCCCGGAATCCTGGCCAAGATCTGCGCGGAACGCGGGCTCCCCTGGGGCCACGTCTCCTCCGGATGCATCTACACCGGCGATCGAGGCGAGGGCCCCGACGGGGAGCGGCTTGGTTTTCGGGAAGAGGACCCGCCCAACTTCTGCTTCCGGACCAACAACAGCAGCTTCTACAGCGGGACCAAGGCCCTCGGCGAAGAGATCCTGGCCGGCGCCTGTAGCTGTTATCTCTGGAGGCTTCGGATTCCCTTCAACGAGATCGACTCGTCCAAGAACTACCTGAGCAAGCTCTTGCGCTACGAACGCCTCCTCGATGCGCGGAACTCCCTCTCGCAGCTGGACGACTTTGTCCGCGCAGCCTTCGAATGCTGGGAACGGCGCGCCCCCTTTGGAATCTACAACGTTGTCAATCCAGGGTCCGTAACCACCCGCGAGGTGATCGAGCTCCTCCATCGCTCTTCCTTCGGGCGGCGGCTCGCTGCGTCGGGCAAGCGGTTCGCGTTCTTCCCGGGAGAGGATGCGTTCCGGAAGGTGACACGTGCCCCGCGCTCCAATTGCGTCCTCGACAGCTCGAAGCTTCTCGCTCTCGGAATCCGCCTGGAGGAGGTGCATGAGGCGGTGGAGCGCGCATGGAGCCGGTGGCAGCCGGAAGCGGCGTAG
- the rfbB gene encoding dTDP-glucose 4,6-dehydratase produces the protein MAGTGRWLVTGGAGFIGSNFLHLLFREGPRPERVVTIDKLSYAGRRENLIGLPDDGSHRFVRGDIGDAALVGRLLRENRIEAVVHFAAETHVDRSIESAEPFVYTNVVGSWRLLESACSYWRELPEAEREKFRFLHVSTDEVYGSLGAKEAPTREGAPYAPSSPYAASKAASDHFVRSYVKTFGFPAIVTHCSNNYGPRQFPEKMIPLMILNLLEGKPLPVYGDGRHRRDWLYVEDHCRALREVLFRGKPGETYHIGSGDGCSNRELVERLCDLMGEIRPLRPGRSYRDQITYVADRPGHDFRYEVDSSKLRQELGWRPRETLEGGLRKTIDWYCGNGAWCEAVRRDGFARERLGLLRG, from the coding sequence ATGGCGGGAACGGGTCGTTGGCTGGTTACGGGCGGGGCCGGATTCATCGGCTCGAACTTCCTCCATCTCCTTTTCCGGGAAGGACCCCGGCCCGAGCGGGTGGTGACCATCGACAAGCTTTCCTATGCGGGCCGGAGGGAAAACTTGATCGGCCTCCCGGATGATGGCAGCCACCGGTTCGTGCGGGGCGACATCGGCGATGCGGCGTTGGTGGGCCGCCTCTTGCGCGAAAACCGGATCGAGGCCGTTGTCCATTTCGCGGCCGAAACCCATGTCGATCGGTCGATCGAGAGCGCGGAACCCTTCGTCTACACCAATGTCGTCGGCTCCTGGCGCCTGTTGGAATCGGCCTGCTCCTACTGGCGGGAGCTCCCGGAAGCCGAGCGCGAGAAGTTCCGCTTTCTTCACGTTTCCACCGACGAGGTCTACGGGTCGCTCGGGGCGAAGGAAGCGCCGACTCGAGAGGGAGCTCCGTACGCCCCGTCGAGTCCCTATGCCGCCTCGAAGGCGGCGTCGGATCATTTCGTCCGCTCCTACGTCAAGACCTTCGGCTTTCCGGCCATCGTGACCCACTGTTCGAACAACTACGGGCCCAGGCAGTTTCCGGAGAAGATGATTCCCCTCATGATCCTCAATCTCCTGGAGGGGAAGCCTCTCCCGGTCTACGGGGACGGCCGCCATCGGCGGGATTGGCTCTATGTCGAGGACCATTGCCGGGCTCTGCGCGAGGTGCTCTTCCGAGGCAAGCCGGGGGAGACCTACCATATCGGCAGCGGCGACGGATGCTCGAACCGCGAGCTGGTGGAACGGCTCTGCGATCTGATGGGTGAAATCCGGCCCCTCCGTCCGGGGCGCTCGTACCGGGACCAGATCACCTACGTGGCCGACCGGCCCGGACACGACTTCCGCTATGAGGTCGATTCGAGCAAGCTCCGGCAGGAGCTAGGCTGGAGGCCTCGGGAAACTCTGGAAGGCGGCCTTCGGAAAACCATCGACTGGTACTGCGGGAACGGAGCATGGTGCGAAGCGGTGCGACGGGACGGGTTTGCACGGGAGCGGCTGGGGCTTCTGCGAGGCTGA
- the rfbA gene encoding glucose-1-phosphate thymidylyltransferase RfbA: protein MGERRGIVLAGGLGTRLYPATLSVSKQLLTIYDKPMIHYALSVLLLADIREILIISTPHDRPLFERLLGDGSALGVRFSYAEQPRPEGLAQAFVIGEDFLAGRPSCLVLGDNLLYGHSLSRTLSRVSAATEGATIFAYRVSDPTSYGVVEFDASGRVISLEEKPKRPKSPYAIPGLYFYDKRAPEFARSLVPSARGELEITDLNRCYLQEGTLRVETLGRGIAWLDTGTHDALADASAFVRAIEHRQGLKIACLEEIAWSKGWIDRETVLAQARRMGSSAYGDYLRKLVEEDRTPPVWG from the coding sequence ATGGGAGAGCGAAGAGGGATCGTGCTCGCCGGGGGTCTCGGGACGCGCCTGTATCCGGCCACCCTCTCGGTGAGCAAGCAGCTCTTGACGATCTACGACAAGCCGATGATCCATTATGCGCTTTCCGTTCTCCTGCTCGCCGACATCCGGGAAATCTTGATCATCTCGACTCCGCACGACCGTCCTCTCTTCGAGCGGCTGCTGGGCGACGGGAGCGCACTCGGCGTTCGCTTCTCCTACGCGGAGCAGCCCCGCCCGGAAGGCCTGGCGCAGGCCTTCGTGATCGGGGAGGATTTCTTGGCCGGAAGGCCCTCCTGCCTCGTGCTCGGGGATAACCTTCTCTACGGGCACAGCTTGAGCCGGACCCTTAGCCGCGTCTCTGCGGCCACCGAAGGGGCGACGATCTTCGCCTATCGCGTTTCGGATCCGACCTCCTACGGTGTCGTCGAGTTCGACGCGAGCGGAAGGGTGATCTCGCTCGAGGAAAAGCCTAAGCGGCCGAAGTCGCCGTACGCGATTCCCGGTCTCTATTTTTATGACAAAAGAGCTCCGGAGTTCGCCCGCTCTCTTGTTCCTTCGGCCCGGGGGGAGCTCGAGATCACGGATCTCAACCGATGCTACCTGCAGGAAGGGACCCTCCGGGTAGAGACCCTCGGCCGCGGGATCGCTTGGCTTGATACGGGTACCCACGATGCGCTTGCGGATGCCAGCGCCTTCGTCCGGGCGATCGAGCACCGGCAGGGATTGAAGATCGCCTGTCTGGAGGAAATTGCCTGGAGCAAAGGATGGATCGATCGGGAAACCGTCCTCGCGCAAGCCCGGCGGATGGGGAGCTCGGCCTACGGCGACTATCTCCGGAAGCTCGTGGAGGAGGATCGGACGCCTCCGGTGTGGGGATGA